A section of the Etheostoma cragini isolate CJK2018 chromosome 12, CSU_Ecrag_1.0, whole genome shotgun sequence genome encodes:
- the phc3 gene encoding polyhomeotic-like protein 3 isoform X2, with product MERQGPGEKQADANRIVATTAPITSTAVTMATVNSGCATCTQAPSASLSIISRDRQAVQVIQHAIHRPQSMAAQYLHQMYAAQQQHQLMLQTATLQQHQHGPHLQSLATIQKASVCQRQSLLSSSGSLVHQPAGVSQNSMTLPASPVTAHLIGRTQTSTGAATTISQQAMLLGNRPANCNQAQMYLRTQMLILTPAATVAAVQSDLPVVTSCSSLPTSSQVQNLALRAHLPGALATTHSVILKPSAHPQALTPATSLSKTSICGLKTSQLTDTSTETGLEDVTRLASGPQIITPAYSPVQTHTMVKQHLSCLPGQRVAHNQLILQQATGGAPNPRQLQPIALRVAPQETNANPLSLSVKRLTTHSTQSQTNNNPQGPSSSTSVPSVFASSAQTSIPAANVQPQPPPLAAAPQRRTSFPQAQNLPPPPPPPLVLPRLPQNPPASLQRLSLHSVQALAIHSGHMLLTEEELPVAEALVQMPYQNLPPPQTVAINLKVHQVRHNETTSSGQTSKVNGLSSEERKDECSPSPQRDGTLTPHIGPPKQSGSVMGSSSIISSHPVIRSPAVEEPSQLTTTSSNPPPLPPPALPAAVRGPTQPPTSPTSVPGSPDRILTTHVLTHLIEGFVIREGLEPFPVVSSSLLDQQDSLPESQEIQTNGDSAAEDSPLDAEQMDSTDSEMEDHGPAADELGESVVGVLQCEFCGSRGYAHTFLRSKRFCSMTCVRRFSVSCTKRITVLRAGHWGHRPMGRRGRPPSRRVNGASREHFLRQARRLFGSEESRQSSLIEEEEQGEEEEDEPPIPMTTRLRKQAERERQREREQEQRMTETISVSDGEANVGCPSQWNVEQVFSYINSLPGGQDVAKEFRSQEIDGQALLLLTEEHLVSTMNLKLGPALKLCAHINSLKDA from the exons atggagagacagGGCCCAGGAGAAAAGCAGGCAGACGCTAATAGGATTGTAGCCACCACCGCCCCCATCACATCAACTgctgtcaccatggcaacagtcAACTCCGGCTGCGCCACGTGCACCCAGGCACCCTCTGCTTCCCTCAGCATCATCTCACGCGACAGACAGGCAGTCCAG GTGATCCAGCACGCCATCCACAGACCTCAGAGCATGGCGGCCCAGTACTTGCACCAGATGTACGcagcccagcagcagcaccagctcATGCTGCAGACAGCCACcctgcagcagcaccagcacGGCCCTCATCTGCAGAGTCTGGCTACCATACAGAAG GCTTCAGTCTGTCAGCGGCAGTCACTGTTGTCATCTAGTGGCAGTTTGGTTCATCAGCCTGCTGGTGTTTCCCAAAACTCA ATGACTTTACCAGCATCTCCAGTGACAGCTCACCTGATTGGCCGAACCCAAACATCCACTGGTGCTGCGACCACCATATCCCAGCAGGCCATGCTCTTGGGAAACAGACCAGCCAACTGTAACCAAGCTCAGATGTACCTTCGCACTCAGATG CTTATTCTAACCCCTGCAGCCACGGTGGCAGCAGTTCAATCAGACCTCCCTGTGGTcacctcctgctcctctttacCTACCTCCTCCCAG GTGCAGAATCTTGCTCTACGGGCCCACTTGCCTGGAGCTCTCGCCACAACCCACAGTGTGATTTTAAAGCCATCCGCCCATCCGCAAGCCCTGACTCCGGCCACCTCTTTATCCAAGACGTCAATCTGCGGGCTGAAAACCAGCCAGCTGACTGACACCTCAACAGAAACAGGACTGGAGGATGTCACCCGGCTAGCCTCAGGCCCCCAGATTATAACCCCAG CCTACTCTCCGGTGCAGACCCACACTATGGTCAAGCAGCATCTGTCCTGTCTGCCAGGCCAGCGGGTGGCGCACAACCAGCTCATCCTCCAGCAGGCTACAGGAGGAGCGCCAAACCCCAGACAGCTCCAGCCCATCGCTCTCAGAGTAGCACCTCAAGAAACCAACGCCaaccctctttctctctcagttaaAAGACTGACCACCCACAGCACCCAATCACAAACCAACAACAACCCCCAAGGCCCTTCCTCTTCTACTTCTGTCCCCAGTGTGTTTGCATCCTCAGCTCAGACCTCAATCCCAGCTGCCAACGTTCAacctcagcctcctcctctGGCGGCGGCTCCGCAGCGCCGGACCTCATTCCCACAAGCGCAGAACctgcctccacctcctcctccgccgCTGGTTCTCCCCAGGCTACCCCAAAACCCCCCAGCTTCCCTCCAGAGGCTGTCCCTGCACTCGGTCCAGGCTTTAGCCATCCATTCGGGACATATGTTGCTGACAGAGGAGGAGCTGCCTGTAGCGGAGGCCCTGGTCCAGATGCCCTACCAGAACCTTCCACCTCCTCAGACGGTGGCTATTAATCTGAAAGTGCATCAAGTCAGACACAATGAAACTACATCC TCGGGGCAAACGTCCAAGGTGAATGGATTGAGctcagaggagaggaaagatgAATGTTCTCCCAGTCCACAGCGAGACGGGACCCTGACACCTCACATTGGGCCTCCTAAGCAGAGTGGTTCAG TGATGGGTTCATCCTCCATCATATCCAGTCACCCAGTGATCAGGTCACCAGCGGTGGAAGAACCCTCCCAGctcaccaccaccagcagcaaCCCTCCTCCTCTACCGCCTCCCGCCCTGCCAGCAGCAGTGAGAGGCCCCACCCAGCCCCCCACTTCCCCAACAAGTGTCCCAGGGAGCCCCGACAGGATACTCACAACCCACGTCCTTACACACCTTATAGAGGGCTTCGTCATCCGAGAGGGCCTGGAGCCATTCCCG GTGGTCTCCTCCTCGCTGTTAGACCAGCAGGATTCACTGCCTGAATCCCAGGAGATACAAACCAACGGGGATTCAGCAGCAGAGGACAGTCCGCTGGATGCTGAACAGATGGATTCAACAGATTCAGAGATGGAAGACCATGGCCCTGCAGCAGacg AGCTGGGGGAGAGTGTGGTAGGTGTGCTGCAGTGTGAGTTCTGCGGGAGCCGAGGTTACGCTCACACGTTCCTGCGCTCCAAACGCTTCTGCTCCATGACGTGTGTCagaag GTTTAGTGTGAGCTGCACCAAGCGTATCACTGTGCTGAGAGCAGGCCACTGGGGTCACAGGCCCATGGGCAGGAGAGGACGACCCCCCAGCAGGAGAGTCAATGGAGCCTCTAGAGAACATTTTCTGAGACAG GCTCGTCGGTTGTTTGGCTCAGAAGAGAGCCGGCAAAGCTCACTGatagaggaggaagagcagggggaagaagaggaagacgaGCCTCCCATTCCCATGACAACCAGGCTCCGTAAACAGGCtgagagagagcgacagagggagagagagcaggagcaGAGGATGACAGAAACAATCAGTGTTTCTGACGGAGAAGCCAACGTGGGCTGTCCGTCTCAGTGGAACGTAGAGCAAGTGTTTTCTTATATCAACTCCCTACCAG GTGGTCAGGATGTGGCCAAGGAGTTTCGCTCCCAGGAAATAGATGGACAGGCTCTGCTGCTTCTAACAGAGGAGCACTTGGTCAGCACCATGAACCTTAAACTGGGGCCTGCACTGAAACTGTGTGCTCACATTAACTCTCTGAAAGATGCATAA
- the phc3 gene encoding polyhomeotic-like protein 3 isoform X3, which yields MERQGPGEKQADANRIVATTAPITSTAVTMATVNSGCATCTQAPSASLSIISRDRQAVQVIQHAIHRPQSMAAQYLHQMYAAQQQHQLMLQTATLQQHQHGPHLQSLATIQKASVCQRQSLLSSSGSLVHQPAGVSQNSMTLPASPVTAHLIGRTQTSTGAATTISQQAMLLGNRPANCNQAQMYLRTQMVQNLALRAHLPGALATTHSVILKPSAHPQALTPATSLSKTSICGLKTSQLTDTSTETGLEDVTRLASGPQIITPAYSPVQTHTMVKQHLSCLPGQRVAHNQLILQQATGGAPNPRQLQPIALRVAPQETNANPLSLSVKRLTTHSTQSQTNNNPQGPSSSTSVPSVFASSAQTSIPAANVQPQPPPLAAAPQRRTSFPQAQNLPPPPPPPLVLPRLPQNPPASLQRLSLHSVQALAIHSGHMLLTEEELPVAEALVQMPYQNLPPPQTVAINLKVHQVRHNETTSSGQTSKVNGLSSEERKDECSPSPQRDGTLTPHIGPPKQSGSVMGSSSIISSHPVIRSPAVEEPSQLTTTSSNPPPLPPPALPAAVRGPTQPPTSPTSVPGSPDRILTTHVLTHLIEGFVIREGLEPFPVVSSSLLDQQDSLPESQEIQTNGDSAAEDSPLDAEQMDSTDSEMEDHGPAADVAELGESVVGVLQCEFCGSRGYAHTFLRSKRFCSMTCVRRFSVSCTKRITVLRAGHWGHRPMGRRGRPPSRRVNGASREHFLRQARRLFGSEESRQSSLIEEEEQGEEEEDEPPIPMTTRLRKQAERERQREREQEQRMTETISVSDGEANVGCPSQWNVEQVFSYINSLPGGQDVAKEFRSQEIDGQALLLLTEEHLVSTMNLKLGPALKLCAHINSLKDA from the exons atggagagacagGGCCCAGGAGAAAAGCAGGCAGACGCTAATAGGATTGTAGCCACCACCGCCCCCATCACATCAACTgctgtcaccatggcaacagtcAACTCCGGCTGCGCCACGTGCACCCAGGCACCCTCTGCTTCCCTCAGCATCATCTCACGCGACAGACAGGCAGTCCAG GTGATCCAGCACGCCATCCACAGACCTCAGAGCATGGCGGCCCAGTACTTGCACCAGATGTACGcagcccagcagcagcaccagctcATGCTGCAGACAGCCACcctgcagcagcaccagcacGGCCCTCATCTGCAGAGTCTGGCTACCATACAGAAG GCTTCAGTCTGTCAGCGGCAGTCACTGTTGTCATCTAGTGGCAGTTTGGTTCATCAGCCTGCTGGTGTTTCCCAAAACTCA ATGACTTTACCAGCATCTCCAGTGACAGCTCACCTGATTGGCCGAACCCAAACATCCACTGGTGCTGCGACCACCATATCCCAGCAGGCCATGCTCTTGGGAAACAGACCAGCCAACTGTAACCAAGCTCAGATGTACCTTCGCACTCAGATG GTGCAGAATCTTGCTCTACGGGCCCACTTGCCTGGAGCTCTCGCCACAACCCACAGTGTGATTTTAAAGCCATCCGCCCATCCGCAAGCCCTGACTCCGGCCACCTCTTTATCCAAGACGTCAATCTGCGGGCTGAAAACCAGCCAGCTGACTGACACCTCAACAGAAACAGGACTGGAGGATGTCACCCGGCTAGCCTCAGGCCCCCAGATTATAACCCCAG CCTACTCTCCGGTGCAGACCCACACTATGGTCAAGCAGCATCTGTCCTGTCTGCCAGGCCAGCGGGTGGCGCACAACCAGCTCATCCTCCAGCAGGCTACAGGAGGAGCGCCAAACCCCAGACAGCTCCAGCCCATCGCTCTCAGAGTAGCACCTCAAGAAACCAACGCCaaccctctttctctctcagttaaAAGACTGACCACCCACAGCACCCAATCACAAACCAACAACAACCCCCAAGGCCCTTCCTCTTCTACTTCTGTCCCCAGTGTGTTTGCATCCTCAGCTCAGACCTCAATCCCAGCTGCCAACGTTCAacctcagcctcctcctctGGCGGCGGCTCCGCAGCGCCGGACCTCATTCCCACAAGCGCAGAACctgcctccacctcctcctccgccgCTGGTTCTCCCCAGGCTACCCCAAAACCCCCCAGCTTCCCTCCAGAGGCTGTCCCTGCACTCGGTCCAGGCTTTAGCCATCCATTCGGGACATATGTTGCTGACAGAGGAGGAGCTGCCTGTAGCGGAGGCCCTGGTCCAGATGCCCTACCAGAACCTTCCACCTCCTCAGACGGTGGCTATTAATCTGAAAGTGCATCAAGTCAGACACAATGAAACTACATCC TCGGGGCAAACGTCCAAGGTGAATGGATTGAGctcagaggagaggaaagatgAATGTTCTCCCAGTCCACAGCGAGACGGGACCCTGACACCTCACATTGGGCCTCCTAAGCAGAGTGGTTCAG TGATGGGTTCATCCTCCATCATATCCAGTCACCCAGTGATCAGGTCACCAGCGGTGGAAGAACCCTCCCAGctcaccaccaccagcagcaaCCCTCCTCCTCTACCGCCTCCCGCCCTGCCAGCAGCAGTGAGAGGCCCCACCCAGCCCCCCACTTCCCCAACAAGTGTCCCAGGGAGCCCCGACAGGATACTCACAACCCACGTCCTTACACACCTTATAGAGGGCTTCGTCATCCGAGAGGGCCTGGAGCCATTCCCG GTGGTCTCCTCCTCGCTGTTAGACCAGCAGGATTCACTGCCTGAATCCCAGGAGATACAAACCAACGGGGATTCAGCAGCAGAGGACAGTCCGCTGGATGCTGAACAGATGGATTCAACAGATTCAGAGATGGAAGACCATGGCCCTGCAGCAGacg TTGCAGAGCTGGGGGAGAGTGTGGTAGGTGTGCTGCAGTGTGAGTTCTGCGGGAGCCGAGGTTACGCTCACACGTTCCTGCGCTCCAAACGCTTCTGCTCCATGACGTGTGTCagaag GTTTAGTGTGAGCTGCACCAAGCGTATCACTGTGCTGAGAGCAGGCCACTGGGGTCACAGGCCCATGGGCAGGAGAGGACGACCCCCCAGCAGGAGAGTCAATGGAGCCTCTAGAGAACATTTTCTGAGACAG GCTCGTCGGTTGTTTGGCTCAGAAGAGAGCCGGCAAAGCTCACTGatagaggaggaagagcagggggaagaagaggaagacgaGCCTCCCATTCCCATGACAACCAGGCTCCGTAAACAGGCtgagagagagcgacagagggagagagagcaggagcaGAGGATGACAGAAACAATCAGTGTTTCTGACGGAGAAGCCAACGTGGGCTGTCCGTCTCAGTGGAACGTAGAGCAAGTGTTTTCTTATATCAACTCCCTACCAG GTGGTCAGGATGTGGCCAAGGAGTTTCGCTCCCAGGAAATAGATGGACAGGCTCTGCTGCTTCTAACAGAGGAGCACTTGGTCAGCACCATGAACCTTAAACTGGGGCCTGCACTGAAACTGTGTGCTCACATTAACTCTCTGAAAGATGCATAA
- the phc3 gene encoding polyhomeotic-like protein 3 isoform X1 yields MERQGPGEKQADANRIVATTAPITSTAVTMATVNSGCATCTQAPSASLSIISRDRQAVQVIQHAIHRPQSMAAQYLHQMYAAQQQHQLMLQTATLQQHQHGPHLQSLATIQKASVCQRQSLLSSSGSLVHQPAGVSQNSMTLPASPVTAHLIGRTQTSTGAATTISQQAMLLGNRPANCNQAQMYLRTQMLILTPAATVAAVQSDLPVVTSCSSLPTSSQVQNLALRAHLPGALATTHSVILKPSAHPQALTPATSLSKTSICGLKTSQLTDTSTETGLEDVTRLASGPQIITPAYSPVQTHTMVKQHLSCLPGQRVAHNQLILQQATGGAPNPRQLQPIALRVAPQETNANPLSLSVKRLTTHSTQSQTNNNPQGPSSSTSVPSVFASSAQTSIPAANVQPQPPPLAAAPQRRTSFPQAQNLPPPPPPPLVLPRLPQNPPASLQRLSLHSVQALAIHSGHMLLTEEELPVAEALVQMPYQNLPPPQTVAINLKVHQVRHNETTSSGQTSKVNGLSSEERKDECSPSPQRDGTLTPHIGPPKQSGSVMGSSSIISSHPVIRSPAVEEPSQLTTTSSNPPPLPPPALPAAVRGPTQPPTSPTSVPGSPDRILTTHVLTHLIEGFVIREGLEPFPVVSSSLLDQQDSLPESQEIQTNGDSAAEDSPLDAEQMDSTDSEMEDHGPAADVAELGESVVGVLQCEFCGSRGYAHTFLRSKRFCSMTCVRRFSVSCTKRITVLRAGHWGHRPMGRRGRPPSRRVNGASREHFLRQARRLFGSEESRQSSLIEEEEQGEEEEDEPPIPMTTRLRKQAERERQREREQEQRMTETISVSDGEANVGCPSQWNVEQVFSYINSLPGGQDVAKEFRSQEIDGQALLLLTEEHLVSTMNLKLGPALKLCAHINSLKDA; encoded by the exons atggagagacagGGCCCAGGAGAAAAGCAGGCAGACGCTAATAGGATTGTAGCCACCACCGCCCCCATCACATCAACTgctgtcaccatggcaacagtcAACTCCGGCTGCGCCACGTGCACCCAGGCACCCTCTGCTTCCCTCAGCATCATCTCACGCGACAGACAGGCAGTCCAG GTGATCCAGCACGCCATCCACAGACCTCAGAGCATGGCGGCCCAGTACTTGCACCAGATGTACGcagcccagcagcagcaccagctcATGCTGCAGACAGCCACcctgcagcagcaccagcacGGCCCTCATCTGCAGAGTCTGGCTACCATACAGAAG GCTTCAGTCTGTCAGCGGCAGTCACTGTTGTCATCTAGTGGCAGTTTGGTTCATCAGCCTGCTGGTGTTTCCCAAAACTCA ATGACTTTACCAGCATCTCCAGTGACAGCTCACCTGATTGGCCGAACCCAAACATCCACTGGTGCTGCGACCACCATATCCCAGCAGGCCATGCTCTTGGGAAACAGACCAGCCAACTGTAACCAAGCTCAGATGTACCTTCGCACTCAGATG CTTATTCTAACCCCTGCAGCCACGGTGGCAGCAGTTCAATCAGACCTCCCTGTGGTcacctcctgctcctctttacCTACCTCCTCCCAG GTGCAGAATCTTGCTCTACGGGCCCACTTGCCTGGAGCTCTCGCCACAACCCACAGTGTGATTTTAAAGCCATCCGCCCATCCGCAAGCCCTGACTCCGGCCACCTCTTTATCCAAGACGTCAATCTGCGGGCTGAAAACCAGCCAGCTGACTGACACCTCAACAGAAACAGGACTGGAGGATGTCACCCGGCTAGCCTCAGGCCCCCAGATTATAACCCCAG CCTACTCTCCGGTGCAGACCCACACTATGGTCAAGCAGCATCTGTCCTGTCTGCCAGGCCAGCGGGTGGCGCACAACCAGCTCATCCTCCAGCAGGCTACAGGAGGAGCGCCAAACCCCAGACAGCTCCAGCCCATCGCTCTCAGAGTAGCACCTCAAGAAACCAACGCCaaccctctttctctctcagttaaAAGACTGACCACCCACAGCACCCAATCACAAACCAACAACAACCCCCAAGGCCCTTCCTCTTCTACTTCTGTCCCCAGTGTGTTTGCATCCTCAGCTCAGACCTCAATCCCAGCTGCCAACGTTCAacctcagcctcctcctctGGCGGCGGCTCCGCAGCGCCGGACCTCATTCCCACAAGCGCAGAACctgcctccacctcctcctccgccgCTGGTTCTCCCCAGGCTACCCCAAAACCCCCCAGCTTCCCTCCAGAGGCTGTCCCTGCACTCGGTCCAGGCTTTAGCCATCCATTCGGGACATATGTTGCTGACAGAGGAGGAGCTGCCTGTAGCGGAGGCCCTGGTCCAGATGCCCTACCAGAACCTTCCACCTCCTCAGACGGTGGCTATTAATCTGAAAGTGCATCAAGTCAGACACAATGAAACTACATCC TCGGGGCAAACGTCCAAGGTGAATGGATTGAGctcagaggagaggaaagatgAATGTTCTCCCAGTCCACAGCGAGACGGGACCCTGACACCTCACATTGGGCCTCCTAAGCAGAGTGGTTCAG TGATGGGTTCATCCTCCATCATATCCAGTCACCCAGTGATCAGGTCACCAGCGGTGGAAGAACCCTCCCAGctcaccaccaccagcagcaaCCCTCCTCCTCTACCGCCTCCCGCCCTGCCAGCAGCAGTGAGAGGCCCCACCCAGCCCCCCACTTCCCCAACAAGTGTCCCAGGGAGCCCCGACAGGATACTCACAACCCACGTCCTTACACACCTTATAGAGGGCTTCGTCATCCGAGAGGGCCTGGAGCCATTCCCG GTGGTCTCCTCCTCGCTGTTAGACCAGCAGGATTCACTGCCTGAATCCCAGGAGATACAAACCAACGGGGATTCAGCAGCAGAGGACAGTCCGCTGGATGCTGAACAGATGGATTCAACAGATTCAGAGATGGAAGACCATGGCCCTGCAGCAGacg TTGCAGAGCTGGGGGAGAGTGTGGTAGGTGTGCTGCAGTGTGAGTTCTGCGGGAGCCGAGGTTACGCTCACACGTTCCTGCGCTCCAAACGCTTCTGCTCCATGACGTGTGTCagaag GTTTAGTGTGAGCTGCACCAAGCGTATCACTGTGCTGAGAGCAGGCCACTGGGGTCACAGGCCCATGGGCAGGAGAGGACGACCCCCCAGCAGGAGAGTCAATGGAGCCTCTAGAGAACATTTTCTGAGACAG GCTCGTCGGTTGTTTGGCTCAGAAGAGAGCCGGCAAAGCTCACTGatagaggaggaagagcagggggaagaagaggaagacgaGCCTCCCATTCCCATGACAACCAGGCTCCGTAAACAGGCtgagagagagcgacagagggagagagagcaggagcaGAGGATGACAGAAACAATCAGTGTTTCTGACGGAGAAGCCAACGTGGGCTGTCCGTCTCAGTGGAACGTAGAGCAAGTGTTTTCTTATATCAACTCCCTACCAG GTGGTCAGGATGTGGCCAAGGAGTTTCGCTCCCAGGAAATAGATGGACAGGCTCTGCTGCTTCTAACAGAGGAGCACTTGGTCAGCACCATGAACCTTAAACTGGGGCCTGCACTGAAACTGTGTGCTCACATTAACTCTCTGAAAGATGCATAA